A genomic segment from Triticum dicoccoides isolate Atlit2015 ecotype Zavitan chromosome 1A, WEW_v2.0, whole genome shotgun sequence encodes:
- the LOC119283003 gene encoding 40S ribosomal protein S23 → MGKTRGMGAGRKLKTHRRNQRWADKAYKKSHLGNEWKKPFAGSSHAKGIVLEKIGIEAKQPNSAIRKCARVQLVKNGKKIAAFVPNDGCLNFIEENDEVLIAGFGRKGHAVGDIPGVRFKVVKVSGVSLLALFKEKKEKPRS, encoded by the exons TAAGACACGTGGTATGGGAGCCGGGCGCAAGCTCAAGACCCACCGCAGGAACCAGAGGTGGGCTGACAAGGCGTACAAGAAGAGCCACTTGGGCAATGAGTGGAAGAAACCCTTTGCTGGATCGTCTCATGCCAAGGGCATTGTCTTGGAGAAGAT TGGTATTGAGGCCAAGCAGCCTAACTCTGCCATCCGTAAGTGTGCTCGTGTCCAGCTGGTGAAGAACGGGAAGAAGATCGCTGCCTTTGTGCCCAATGATGGTTGCCTGAACTTCATCGAGGAAAAT GACGAGGTACTGATTGCTGGATTCGGTCGTAAGGGTCATGCCGTGGGAGATATTCCCGGTGTCAGGTTCAAGGTTGTCAAGGTATCTGGTGTGTCGCTTCTCGCTCTCTTCAAGGAGAAAAAGGAGAAGCCCAGGTCTTAG